The genomic segment CATAGAAATAAGACAAGACAGCCCACTGGAAAGTTACGATTCCTCAACTTTAATCATTGGACATGCCACCTCAAATGGATTATTATTGTGAAGAATCACGCGTCTCCTCTTCGTGCGGGCTGATGAGCAGAGATGACGGGTTGGATAGGGAATCACCAGCCATCAGCTGTATGCTAGTAGGAGACGGGGCAGTGGGAAAGACCAGCATGATAGTAAGCTATACAACCAATGGATACCCCGCGGAATATAAACAGACTGGATTTGATGTGTTTTCTGGTGAGCACCTGTACATTTGTGGAGATATATatgcatattttaaaaatagtgTTTTATAACCGTATAGCCCGGTTTATAAGAATGTAGTAATTGACTGTCTTGTTGTATAAGTTATtgcaatgtaaaatatttttgtttatggaAATTACTAGGGCATACATTTTGCCAACTCAAACAATTTACAAAGttattaaataattgtattattcttTGTTTAACAGGTCAGGTCCAAGTAGAAGAAACTCCAGTCAGAATACAACTGCTGGACACTGCTGGGCAGGTAAGAAATGGAATTGAGATTAATTGTTAGACACCAGAATATCTGCCGACTTTGTAGAATCTGTCACAAatgttacaaaacacacactgagaaGGAAATGTTCCATGTTTCCACAGAATTGGCTTGAGTGTTTAGTTTGAAAGACCAGTAAATGGGCTTGCCTGTGTACTGTTGGCGTCGtcatttctctctgtcacaGTGTCTGTTGTTGTTGACCCCAGACAGCTTTCACATTCACTGCTGAATCCACTAACCtggcctctctctgtgtgtctctcactctctctccccccctttcTATTTGGACGTTTCCAGGAAGTTTTTGATGATTTCCGCTCCCTCTCATATTCCCACACGGATGTCTTTCTGCTCTGCTTCAGTGTGGTAAATCCTTCATCCTTCCACAACATCACCAACAAGTGGATACCTGAAATCAGAGCCTGCAACACCTCAGCTCCCATCATCCTCGTGGGCACCCAGTCTGACCTCCTCTTGGATGTCAACGTCCTGATCAACCTGGCTTGTTGCGGCGTCAAACCGGTCCTTGCCCCTCTAGCACGGAGAATGGCCCAGAAGATCAGGGCGGCTGACTATGTGGAgtgttcctctctgactcagaaGAACTTGAAGGAAGCGTTCGATGCAGCCATCTTTGCCGCAATTAAGCACAAGGCTAGAatggagaagaagaggagacTGTCGGGCAGACGCAGCAAGACTTTGTCAAAATACAGCTGGAAGAAGTTCTTCTGTTTTGTCTGAGATTAAGACCTCACAGGTCTGGGAGAACAATGActtattatttattaacttATGAGGACTTACCTAATAGAGTTTATATAGAGACAGATGTGAACTGAGCTGTATCGGACTAGCTTGACTGTTCACTGCTGGGGACAGTGGTACAGA from the Esox lucius isolate fEsoLuc1 chromosome 23, fEsoLuc1.pri, whole genome shotgun sequence genome contains:
- the rhov gene encoding rho-related GTP-binding protein RhoV translates to MPPQMDYYCEESRVSSSCGLMSRDDGLDRESPAISCMLVGDGAVGKTSMIVSYTTNGYPAEYKQTGFDVFSGQVQVEETPVRIQLLDTAGQEVFDDFRSLSYSHTDVFLLCFSVVNPSSFHNITNKWIPEIRACNTSAPIILVGTQSDLLLDVNVLINLACCGVKPVLAPLARRMAQKIRAADYVECSSLTQKNLKEAFDAAIFAAIKHKARMEKKRRLSGRRSKTLSKYSWKKFFCFV